Part of the Schaalia odontolytica genome is shown below.
CTTCTCGTAGATCCACTTGCCCATGAAGGTCATGATGGCGCACGCGAGGGCGACGAGGCCAACCACGAAGACCAGCAGGGAGCCGATGCCGACGAGGATGCCGCTCTCCATGGCACCACCGACCGCGAAGATGACGTAGCTGAGAATCATAGCGGCGACGCGGATCGCGCCGATCTTCATGTGACCGAGGTAGAAGTCACCGGCGGCGATGCCGCCGAGGAAGAAGTTAAGCAGGCCAGCAACCATGCGGGACTTACCCTGGCCGGCGGGCTGGTTGAAAACGGGCTGCTGAGGAGCGGACATGTTGTCTCCTGTGTGTTGATGGGCCCCGAGGCGGGGCAAGCTGTATCTGAAGGCATGGTCAGACTATATGAACGATCAAGATTTGTACAACATCCGACTTGCATTATGTCTCACATCACAGATTGGGCCTCATGGGGCGCCCCGCGTGTCCCGCCTTCCATACACTGACTGAGTGTTCACAAAACCGACGATCGACGCCTCGCAGGCCCTCCTCCACGACCTGCCCCGCTGGTTCGCCACACACAGGCGCGACCTGCCCATGCGCAGGGACGACGTCTCCGACTGGGGCACCCTTGTCTTCGAGATCATGAGCCAGCAAACTCCGATCACGCGCGTTCAGCCGATCTGGATCGAGTGGATGCAACGCTGGCCGACGCCCGCTGATCTCGCCCGCGCCTCGTCGGCGGACATCATCGTCGCGTGGGCAAACCTCGGATACCCCTCGCGCGCCCTGCGCCTCAAGTCCTGCGCGGCCACGATCGTCGCCAAACACGGCGGCGAGGTCCCCCTGACCATGAAGGAGCTCACCCTCCTTCCCGGCGTGGGCACCTACACGGCCAGCGCGCTCCTCGCTTTTCGTCACGGGGTCAGGATCCCCGTCCTCGACACGAACGTCCGCCGAGTGCTGGTCAGGTTTCTTGACGGTCGAGAGTTCCCACCCCACGCCACACCCTCCAAGAGGGAGACGACGCGGGCCGACGAGCTCCTCCCAGCAGACGGGCACCAGGCGGCGGACGTGAGCCTGGCGCTCATGGAGTTCGGCGCCCTCGTGTGCACGCAGCTCACCCCCTCATGCGACGACTGCCTCCTACGCCCGACGTGCGCCTGGGCGCGGGCCGGTTTCCCCAGGGAGCACAAGCGCCCCACGCCTCAGCCCTACGCAGGGACGGACCGGCAGGCGCGCGGACGGATCATGAAGGCCCTGCGCACCGCACACTTCGAGGGGAAGACAGGCCTGACCAAGCGGCGGGTCCTCGACGCCGCTCGCATCGAGGGAGGCGACCGCTACCAGCCAGCACGCGTCTATCGGGCGCTCATCAGGGACGGCATGATCGTCTACGACGAGGAACTCAAGCGCGTCACCCTTCCCCGCTGACCGTCACGCGCCCCGTGGCTCTCCCCGCGGCGCGAGGAACTCCACTGCCCTCGCGCGTCAAAGGATCGGCCGCGAGGCCCTGCGCGGCCGCGCTTTCAGTACCTGATCGCGTCAATCGGCTTGATACGCACCGCCGCGAACGCGGGGATGATGCCGCACAGGGCACCAATGCTCGACGAGATGGCGACGCCAGCCACCGCGGCCGCGACCGGAAAAGCGGGGGTCTCGCTGAGGGTGATCCCGAGCGTCTCGAGCGGCAAGAAGCGCACGACCACCACCGCGATCCCGACGCCGACGACACCGGCGGCGAAGGTGGCGACCACGGACTCCATGAAGACGGAGAAGAACACTCGTCTGCCCGAGGCCCCCACTGCCCGGCGGATCCCAATCTCGCGCACACGCTGACGCACGGTCACGATCGCGACGTTGAGCAAGCCGAGCGCCCCCAGGAAGATGATGATTCCGCCGATGACCATGATGACGGTCGAGATCATGCCCAGCTGCTCCTCCCCCACGTCCTGGTGCTCGCCGCCCGAGACGCCGACCCGCCACCCCTCACCCAGGATCGCCGCCAGGGCGCGGGGCAGGACCTCCCGGGCCTCCTCCGCCTGGCTCTCTCCCACCCAGGCGATCATCGTCGGGGAACTCATCTGCGGGAAGGCCAAGCGCGCGGCATCGTAGTGGGCGAACACGGTCGGCATGTCGTAGCGGCTCGTTGCCTTGGCGACGCCCACCACCCGCATGGCCACCCCATCGCCCGTATGCAGGACGATCGGAACCTGGTCGATGGGGGCACGGCCCAGCTGGTTCCACAGGGGCTCGGAGATCACGACGGGGGTGAGCCTCTGGTCGGCGTCACCGGGCTGTACCCAGCGCCCAGCCACCAGGCGGGTTCGGAAGATCACCGCGTACGAGGGGTCAACCCCCTGGAAGGTCACGTCACTGACCATGTCCGCGATCCCGGACAACGGATAGCCGCGGTAGCGACCCGAAGACCTGGCCTGGCGGACCTCGACGATCTCGCCGCTGCCGACGGAGGAACGAGACCAGTAGCGAATGTCGGTTCGCGAGGCCAGGGTCGCCATGGCCTCGCCGACCGGATCGGCGTCGTTGAGGGGCTTCGCGCCGGACACATCCCCTCGGCCCGCTCCGCCCGCGGCCTCGGAGGCGTCCCGAGCGTCCTCCCGCCCGCGCTCGCCATCCTGACCCGAGGCGGAGTTGTCGGGAGACAGGCGCAGGGTGACGGATCGCCCCTCGTAGAGTTCGGCCAGCTCGCGCGAGGACTGCAGGACAAGGTCACCCAGAGCGATGACGACCGTCATCGCGGCCACCGCAGCCACGACCCCGACGAGGGAGAGGACCACGCGGGCCTTCTGCACCTTGACCTCGCCCCACGCCTCAATGAGCGCGCCCAGAAGCTGAGTCGCAGCGTTCATTCCGTGCCCCTTCCGTCGGCGGGCGGCGCCGGAGGGGGCGCAAGCACACCATCGTTCCCATCGGGCTCGGCCGTAGAAGGGCCCGCGTCGGCGCGTCCGAGGAGGGCGGCGGCGTCGGATACCTCGTGCAGGGTGCCGTCGTAGAGCTCGAAGGCCCGCGAGGCGCGGGAGGCCACCGCCATGTCGTGGGTGATGACGATGAGGGCCGCCTCGGACTCTCGGGCGACCTCCTCCAGCAGGTTCATGACGGTCCCGCCCGTGTCCGGGTCCAGCGCCCCGGTGGGTTCGTCGGCGAGAATCACTCGCGGGCGGCGCACCAGCGCGCGAGCGATCGCAATGCGCTGCTGCTCGCCGCCGCTCATCTCCCCCGGGTAGGAATCCGCGCGCTCCGCCAGGCCAACCCGCTCAAGCATGTCCACGGCGATCGAACGCCTGCGCAACAGCTGGGGTCCGGACCCGTACAGGAGAGGCACTTCGACGTTCTCGACCGCCGTTCGAGCGGCAAAGATGTTGAATTGCTGGAACACGAAGCCAAAGTCCCGCCCGCGCAGGCGAGCGCGACGCCCCTCGCTCAGGCGCGTCGTGTCCACGCCGTTCAGCTCGTAGCATCCCGACGTGGGCGCGTCCAGGAGCCCGATGATATTGAGCATCGTCGACTTGCCCGTTCCGGAACGCCCGACAATCGAGATGTGCTCCCCCGCGTCGACGTCGAGGCTGACGCCCCGCAGGATGTGCAGGTCCTCGCCGTCGGGCAGGACCACCGTGCGGGTCACGTCCCGCAGGCGCACGAGGCTCATCTCGGGCCCATCCCGTCCTCGGCGCCCGTGCCGTAGGGACCCGCATCCCTGTCGGAACCGTCGACGCTCGCGTTGGGCGTGAACTCCAGGATCTCCTCGCCCTCGCTCAGGCCTTCCTTCACCTCAACCATCTTGCCGTCGGTGATTCCCAGGGTGACGGCCCTCTTCTCGGGGGCAGCGGGGTCCGAGGTCGGAATGTACACGGTGCCCGACTGGTAGCGCCCCTCAACCGCGGAGATCGGCACCGCGAGGACGCCACTGGCCGAGCCCGCCGTCATCTGCAGGGTGACCTGAAGCCCGGCAAAGACCGTCTGGTCGGAGGGGATCGCGCAGCGCGCCTTCAGGTCCGTCGAGGAGGATCCGCCGTTTTCGCCGTTCGCCCCTCCCTTTGGGTCCTGAGCCTTCGCGGTCGCACTCACGAGCTTGACGCCCGTGCATTCGAAGGGGGCGGGACCGTTCTTGATGGTGACGGTCGCGGTTGACGGCGCATCCTGGAGGCGGTACATCTGATCGGCGCTGAGCGAGGCAACCGCGGAGAACGAGGCGGGGGCAACCGTCGCAACCGTGTCACCGATCGCAAACTGCTGCCCCATGAGGACACCCGTCGTCACCGTCCCGTCGCCGGGGGCGACAACGTTGTCGTACTTGTAGGTCGGCTCGGCGTTCTCCACGGTCACGTTGCCGTCCTCGTCCGTGGTCTGCCTGGGCTCGCCGGGAATCTCCTTGCGTATCTGCACGATGGCATCCCCCTTGGACACCCGGTCTCCATCGTTGACGTAGACGCGCACGACGACGCCATCCAGCGTTGCCCGAGCGGCCAGGGACTCGTCGGCCTGAATCGTGCCGGTGACGCTCACGGTATTGGTGATGTCCGCGCGCCCGACCGGGATGGTCATCTGACCGAAGGAACCGCCCGGATCCATGCCGTCGCCGTCCCGGTCGGTGGCCGCCACAGGGAAGAACGCAAACTTCACCAGGGCGACCGCGATGACCACCCACGCGAGGACCTTAACGATATCGAGCACCTGGGCGATGCGGGTATGGCGGGCCACGTGATTCTCCTCCGACGTCCACTGATCGCCCAATTGTAGGGTCCGCGTCACATGACCAGCAAGGGGCTGCGCCGCGCGCGGGGAGAGCCCCCGCTGGGATTGTGCGCCCCCGGCTCCTACGATTGGGGGAAGCCCCGGGAAAGGACACCATGCTTCGCCGAGCCACCCCCGCCGACGCCGACGCGCTATCCGAGCTCGCTCGGGAGTGCTTTCGCCAGACATTCGCGCACCTGTACGCCGCCGAGGACCTGGCCACGTTCCTGGACGAGGCCTACGCCCCGTCGGTCCTACGCTCCGAACTGAAGGAGCCCGATCGAGCGACGTGGCTCCTCTTTGCGGAGGAGCATGACGAGTCCGGCACCGCCGCTGCGCGCCCCATCGGCTACGTGAGCGCGCGGCCCGCACGCCTTCCCCACCCGGAGGTGGCGGCGGGCGACGGCGAAATCCAGCGCCTCTACGTCCTGAGGGAGTACCAGGGCGGTGGTCGGGGAACGCTCCTGCTGGAGACCGCCCTCGCGTGGCTCGAGCGACACGGGCCTCGAACCCTGTGGATCGGGGTGTGGAGCGAGAACCTGGGGGCACAGCGGCTCTACGAACGTCACGGGTTCGCGATCGTGGGCGAGTACTCCTTCATGGTCGGATCACATGCCGACCGCGAATTCATCGCCCGCCGGGAGCGCGGGCGCTAGGTCGCGCGTCGATACGGGGACACAAGCCCGAGCTCACCGGTGTGGAAGGCTGGCAGAACGCGGCGTAGCAGCGGGCCCCGAGGCGCATTGCCTCGGGGCCCGCTGCGGCGATGATCAGGACTGGTCAGACTCGGCGATCTTCTTGCGCACCTCGTCCATGTCAAGGCCCTGAATCTGCGAGATCAGGTCTTCCAGGGCGGACAGGGGAAGCGCGCCCGACTGGCGGAACACCGCAACGCCGTCGCGGAACGCCATGAGGGTGGGAATCGAGGTGATCTGCGCGGCCATCGCGAGCTGCTGCTGATCGTCGGTGTCGATCTTGCCGAAGACGACGTCCGGGTACTTCTCCGAGGCCTCTTCGAAGATGGGGCCGAACTGGCGGCACGGGCCGCACCAGGTCGCCCAGAAGTCGACCAGGACGATGCCGTCGCCGGACACGGTCTGCTCGAAGTTGTCCTGCGTGAGGGTCACGGTGGCCATGATTCTCCTTAAGTCGTCGGTGCTGGCCGACTGGTGGGGTTGGGGGCGGGTCGCCCCGCCGGTGAACTGTCTTAATCAACGGGCGCGGCCCGCCCGCTATTCCCCCGCGGGAAGGGAAGCGGAGGTGACGTGACGCACGCTGTCCTCGGAGGCTCCGAGGCCCCTGAGGATGAACGTCTCGACGAGCGCGAGAGCGGATTCCCGGCGCGCCGGGTCCCGCGGCAGGCGTTGCCCCTGCAGCGTTGCGTGGATGAGGTGAACCGCTCCGAGCGTGTTCTGCTGGGCGATGAGCCCGCGTTCCATCGCCTCGTCGAGGATTCCGATCAAGAGCTCGCCCACGACTCCGGCGTGGTCGTGCAGGTGTGAGGCGTTCTCTCGGGTCATCTGCTTACCCACCGCCATGCTGGTCTTCACGTGGTAGCGGCTGATCATCTGCAGGTGCGACCTGATGTAGATGCGCAGGGACATCAGAGGATCGGGTTCGGCCTCGAGGCGCTCGGCGAGCACCCGGGTAAACTGCTCGGTCACGCGGCGCATGTAGGCCAGCAACAGCACCTCTTTGTCCGCGAAGTGATTGTAGACCGCCGTGCGCCCAACGCCCGCCCGCGCGGCGATCTCGCTCAGGGTGATCGACTCGAAGGATTGTTCACCCAGGAGGGAACCCAGCGCCTCGAACAGGCGCGCGCGGGTTAGCTCTCGGTGGGAGGCGAGGGACTCACCAATGATCTTCGGCATGGGCCCATTCTGACACTTGCGACCCTTGTGTCGTCAAATTGTGGGCGCGCCTGCAGCTCGCGACCACGGCCTCGACGACGGGCAGGTCCGCGCCGATCCAGGGCAAGTCTGCAAGCTCACCGAGCGCGGTCCACCGGGCCTCCAGGTGCGAGCGTCCCGCGCTCGGGGCGGGGGAACCGGGGGCTACCTCCGCCAGCCAGACGGCCATCTTCCGTCCCCCCAGAATCGGCCACCACCGGCCCCCCTCCGGACAGATGCGCCGACCCATGGTCAGGCGCGCACCCAGCTCCTCGGCGATCTCTCGCGTGAGCGCCGCCACGGCATCCTCACCGGCTTCGACCTTGCCGCCGGGAAGCTCGAACTGTCCGCGCAGCTCCCGCGGGTAGGCGCGCGAGCAGGCGAGCAGCTTCGTCGGGCGGCTCAGGGAGTCGAGAATCGCGGCTGCCACCACGGGACGAGGCACGGGAACTCCAATCGATCGACTACCCCACAGTCTATCGGCACGACGCGCCCGCCCACGTTGCGGCGATCGCCGGAATCGACCTGTTCCCAGCTGGACAGGCGGACGGGTGAGGAGCCGGGCATGAGGTTGCGAGGCCATCGTCGATGACGATATGATCGACGGGTCGATTCCTTCGGGACGATGAATTGCGGGCGTAGTTCATCGGTAGAATGGAAGCTTCCCAAGCTTCAGAGGCGGGTTCGATTCCCGTCGCCCGCTCCAATAGGACGCTCATTTGGATGCAAAGTATCCGGGTGAGCGTTCTTCGTTTTTTCCCTGGTATTCCGGGGTTTCTGGGGTTACCGGCTGCGGCAGGGGGTTGCCTGCTGGTGGGGTTGAGAGGCCCGGCAAGGGTGCTTCGGCCGGTTTCGGGTACTGCGGTGAACCGCGCGTCAAAAGGTATCGCGGTTATCGATCACCACTCACCGTCTCTGGTGTGCGCCAGCTTTGGAATGGTTCGAGTAAACGTGAGGGCGAGACTTGCCGACACTGCACCCGTGATACTGCCGGCATCGGAGGAGTTGGCTAGCCTCTGGCATCGATCATCACAGATGAATCGGCACTACTTACGCGTTGAAACGGAACTCAACCATATCGTGAAACCGCGAGTATCTGATGAAGTTTCAAGCCTCATTGAATGGCGCAACACACTACATATGAGCAAGTGTGGGGTAGCAGCACGTTGCCACCACCCCACACTTGCAGCGTATCGATCGCACAGGTTCCCATCTCTTGAGGTATGCCACTTAGGCTAGTGGGACAGTCAGCAGCGATATCGGCTCATCTGCCTGCCCCAGTAGCGTTTTCACGGTGTTTTGCTGGACCTCGGCGCGGCGATGCAGGAATCCTGAGTTTGTGGTGTTGTCGGGTAGATATTGATTGACTACCCATGCCCTGGGGATTATTCCCGCCCG
Proteins encoded:
- a CDS encoding efflux RND transporter periplasmic adaptor subunit — protein: MARHTRIAQVLDIVKVLAWVVIAVALVKFAFFPVAATDRDGDGMDPGGSFGQMTIPVGRADITNTVSVTGTIQADESLAARATLDGVVVRVYVNDGDRVSKGDAIVQIRKEIPGEPRQTTDEDGNVTVENAEPTYKYDNVVAPGDGTVTTGVLMGQQFAIGDTVATVAPASFSAVASLSADQMYRLQDAPSTATVTIKNGPAPFECTGVKLVSATAKAQDPKGGANGENGGSSSTDLKARCAIPSDQTVFAGLQVTLQMTAGSASGVLAVPISAVEGRYQSGTVYIPTSDPAAPEKRAVTLGITDGKMVEVKEGLSEGEEILEFTPNASVDGSDRDAGPYGTGAEDGMGPR
- a CDS encoding TM2 domain-containing protein, whose amino-acid sequence is MSAPQQPVFNQPAGQGKSRMVAGLLNFFLGGIAAGDFYLGHMKIGAIRVAAMILSYVIFAVGGAMESGILVGIGSLLVFVVGLVALACAIMTFMGKWIYEKDANGVPTV
- a CDS encoding ABC transporter permease → MNAATQLLGALIEAWGEVKVQKARVVLSLVGVVAAVAAMTVVIALGDLVLQSSRELAELYEGRSVTLRLSPDNSASGQDGERGREDARDASEAAGGAGRGDVSGAKPLNDADPVGEAMATLASRTDIRYWSRSSVGSGEIVEVRQARSSGRYRGYPLSGIADMVSDVTFQGVDPSYAVIFRTRLVAGRWVQPGDADQRLTPVVISEPLWNQLGRAPIDQVPIVLHTGDGVAMRVVGVAKATSRYDMPTVFAHYDAARLAFPQMSSPTMIAWVGESQAEEAREVLPRALAAILGEGWRVGVSGGEHQDVGEEQLGMISTVIMVIGGIIIFLGALGLLNVAIVTVRQRVREIGIRRAVGASGRRVFFSVFMESVVATFAAGVVGVGIAVVVVRFLPLETLGITLSETPAFPVAAAVAGVAISSSIGALCGIIPAFAAVRIKPIDAIRY
- a CDS encoding NUDIX domain-containing protein, which produces MPRPVVAAAILDSLSRPTKLLACSRAYPRELRGQFELPGGKVEAGEDAVAALTREIAEELGARLTMGRRICPEGGRWWPILGGRKMAVWLAEVAPGSPAPSAGRSHLEARWTALGELADLPWIGADLPVVEAVVASCRRAHNLTTQGSQVSEWAHAEDHW
- a CDS encoding TetR/AcrR family transcriptional regulator, with protein sequence MPKIIGESLASHRELTRARLFEALGSLLGEQSFESITLSEIAARAGVGRTAVYNHFADKEVLLLAYMRRVTEQFTRVLAERLEAEPDPLMSLRIYIRSHLQMISRYHVKTSMAVGKQMTRENASHLHDHAGVVGELLIGILDEAMERGLIAQQNTLGAVHLIHATLQGQRLPRDPARRESALALVETFILRGLGASEDSVRHVTSASLPAGE
- the trxA gene encoding thioredoxin, encoding MATVTLTQDNFEQTVSGDGIVLVDFWATWCGPCRQFGPIFEEASEKYPDVVFGKIDTDDQQQLAMAAQITSIPTLMAFRDGVAVFRQSGALPLSALEDLISQIQGLDMDEVRKKIAESDQS
- a CDS encoding ABC transporter ATP-binding protein; translation: MSLVRLRDVTRTVVLPDGEDLHILRGVSLDVDAGEHISIVGRSGTGKSTMLNIIGLLDAPTSGCYELNGVDTTRLSEGRRARLRGRDFGFVFQQFNIFAARTAVENVEVPLLYGSGPQLLRRRSIAVDMLERVGLAERADSYPGEMSGGEQQRIAIARALVRRPRVILADEPTGALDPDTGGTVMNLLEEVARESEAALIVITHDMAVASRASRAFELYDGTLHEVSDAAALLGRADAGPSTAEPDGNDGVLAPPPAPPADGRGTE
- a CDS encoding GNAT family N-acetyltransferase, whose protein sequence is MLRRATPADADALSELARECFRQTFAHLYAAEDLATFLDEAYAPSVLRSELKEPDRATWLLFAEEHDESGTAAARPIGYVSARPARLPHPEVAAGDGEIQRLYVLREYQGGGRGTLLLETALAWLERHGPRTLWIGVWSENLGAQRLYERHGFAIVGEYSFMVGSHADREFIARRERGR
- a CDS encoding A/G-specific adenine glycosylase; translated protein: MRRDDVSDWGTLVFEIMSQQTPITRVQPIWIEWMQRWPTPADLARASSADIIVAWANLGYPSRALRLKSCAATIVAKHGGEVPLTMKELTLLPGVGTYTASALLAFRHGVRIPVLDTNVRRVLVRFLDGREFPPHATPSKRETTRADELLPADGHQAADVSLALMEFGALVCTQLTPSCDDCLLRPTCAWARAGFPREHKRPTPQPYAGTDRQARGRIMKALRTAHFEGKTGLTKRRVLDAARIEGGDRYQPARVYRALIRDGMIVYDEELKRVTLPR